The proteins below are encoded in one region of Silene latifolia isolate original U9 population chromosome 2, ASM4854445v1, whole genome shotgun sequence:
- the LOC141640730 gene encoding uncharacterized protein LOC141640730: MEVKMDQLTTLVNVTLEAVNDVMINIPTPERGRPPPYRGRGRGRGLFGAGWGQPQHENEEELNSESEESMMEEGNYLARDKDVKLEIPDFHGYASLWYESMKHQRIRDGKEQVRSWAKLKKKLKEKFIAKDYTKDIFIKLTQLRQEQLFVEAYLRSFEQLTLQCEVTEKPEQKIARFIEGLDPKIASRVRMQQVWSFDEAANLALRIKKLGKVKPVTLKFPTRPTFKPYTGVKITKTPKPATQPTTDKEKAPMHLKANPPMSKDKIKCFQSQGFGHFKKDCPSNRALTAMEIEEWEREGLVEYKEDETLILEEVETEGGTDQGQVVAHPDTGHSLVLWRVIHPQPAPLEADHRSMIFISICTVQGRVCNLIIDGGICTNVASTNMCIVPFSIGKVYKYEVLCDVVPMDACHILLGRPWEFDKNTTHQGKENVYSFRHNGKKVTLTPLPPNQRDYGSPNMPKEINGVLFLSEAVVIEELKQEQPVMFLLTKEVTTEGENIGVPAEVEPLIQKYKEVFPTELPSEVPPLRGIEHHIDLVPGFVLPNIPAYRCDPTATKELQHQIEELMTKGFVRESLSLCAVPALLVPKKDGTLKMCTDSRAINNITVKYRFPIPRLDDMLDELSGAQIFSKIDLRQGYHQVRIREGDEWKIAFKTNHGLYEWLVMPFGMSNAPSTFMRLMTEVLRPYLGKFVVVYFDDILIYRSSPSEHLLHLEAVFKILREQKLYEKLEKCTFMVNEVAFLGYIISGRGISVDQEKIKAMKPWPVPQTITKVRGFHGLV, translated from the exons ATGGAAGTAAAGATGGATCAGTTAACCACCCTGGTTAATGTGACCCTGGAAGCTGTGAATGATGTCATGATAAACATTCCCACTCCAGAAAGAGGAAGACCACCACCCTATAGAGgaagaggcaggggtagaggtcTCTTTGGAGCAGGATGGGGCCAACCACAACATGAGAATGAAGAAGAGCTCAACTCAGAATCAGAAGAATCCATGATGGAAGAAGGTAACTACTTAGCTAGAGATAAGGATGTTAAATTAGAGATCCCTGATTTCCATG GatatgcatctctttggtatgaaagcatgaaacaccaaaggattagaGATGGTAAGGAACAAGTCAGGTCTTGGGCTAAGttgaaaaagaaattaaaagagaAATTTATAGCCAAAGACTATACCAAGGATATCTTCATTAAACTGACTCAGTTGAGACAAGAGCAGTTATTTGTTGAGGCCTACCTTAGAAGCTTTGAACAGCTAACCCTGCAATGTGAGGTTACTGAGAAACCTGAGCAAAAGATTGCTAGATTTATTGAgggtttggatcctaagatagctaGCAGAGTAAGGATGCAACAGGTTTGGTCATTTGATGAGGCAGCTAACCTAGCCTTAAGAATTAAGAAACTGGGAAAAGTGAAGCCTGTAACACTCAAATTTCCCACCAGACCAACATTCAAACCTTATACTGGTGTTAAGATCACTAAGACACCTAAACCAGCTACCCAACCCACAACAGACAAAGAAAAGGCACCCATGCATCTAAAAGCCAACCCACCTATGTCCAAGGATAAGATCAAGTGCTTTCAGAGCCAAGGCTTTGGCCATTTTAAGAAGGATTGTCCTTCTAACAGGGCTCTCACAGCTATGGAGATTGAAGAGTGGGAAAGGGAAGGTCTAGTTGAGTATAAGGAAGATGAGACACTGATCCTAGAAGAAGTAGAAACTGAAGGGGGAACTGATCAAGGACAAGTTGTAGCCCACCCTGACACAGGGCACAGTTTGGTCCTATGGAGGGTTATACACCCTCAACCAGCTCCTCTAGAAGCTGACCATAGATCCATGATATTCATAAGCATATGTACTGTCCAAGGGAGGGTGTGTAATCTGATCATTGATGGAGGTATTTGTACCAATGTAGCTTCCACCAATATG TGCATTGTTCCTTTCTCAATTGGAAAAGTGTATAAATATGAAGTGTTATGTGATGTGGTCCCTATGGATGCCTGCCACATACTGTTAGGGAGGCCATGGGAGTTTGACAAGAACACCACTCACCAGGGAAAAGAAAATGTCTATAGTTTCAGGCACAATGGCAAGAAAGTCACCCTGACTCCCTTGCCACCAAACCAAAGAGACTATGGAAGTCCTAATATGCCTAAGGAAATCAATGGAGTGTTGTTTCTATCTGAGGCAGTCGTGATCGAAGAGCTAAAGCAAGAGCAGCCTGTGATGTTTCTGCTGACAAAAGAAGTCACCACTGAAGGGGAGAACATTGGTGTGCCTGCAGAGGTTGAACCTCTAATTCAGAAGTACAAAGAAGTTTTTCCAACTGAGTTGCCTAGTGAAGTACCACCCCTGAGAGGAATTGAGCATCACATAGACCTTGTACCTGGTTTTGTGCTTCCTAACATACCAGCTTACAGATGTGATCCCACAGCAACTAAGGAACTGCAACACCAAATTGAGGAGTTGATGACAAAGGGCTTTGTAAGGGAGTCATTGAGCCTATGTGCAGTGCCTGCTTTACTGGTACCTAAGAAAGATGGAACATTGAAGATGTGTACTGATAGCAGGGCTATAAACAACATCACAGTCAAGTACAGATTCCCTATTCCAAGGTTGGATGATATGTTAGATGAGCTCAGTGGGGCTCAGATCTTTTCAAAAATAGATCTCAGGcaagggtatcatcaggtgagaataagagaaggagatgagtggaagatAGCTTTCAAAACCAATCATGGCttgtatgagtggcttgttaTGCCATTTGGCATGTCCAATGCCCCAAGCACCTTTATGAGGCTAATGACTGAAGTTTTAAGGCCTTACCTTGGAAAATTTGTTGtagtatactttgatgacatactcaTCTACAGAAGCAGTCCAAGTGAACATCTGTTACATCTGGAAGCAGTTTTCAAAATACTCAGGGAACAGAAGTTGTATGAGAAGCTTGAGAAATGtaccttcatggtcaatgaggtagCATTTTTAGGGTATATTATATCTGGGAGAGGAATATCAGTTGATCAGGAGAAGATCAAGGCTATGAAGCCATGGCCAGTCCCACAAACAATCACAAAAGTAAGGGGATTCCATGGcttagtgtag
- the LOC141640731 gene encoding uncharacterized protein LOC141640731 — protein sequence MQYLDIKDMLSRIPGMSAPLEKATSDRSIITFADLVNTSTQQFASSRKPEKHTNDLYRVVQGFDEKIRNFITRFNKEKVTIRGCDVPTTVEAFRQGLHQDSDMYKELTRHPCRTFEDVQAKATIVMRLEEDVLARRSLPSMERTSKKSALEKEERTKPYSRIVNKVKDREDTQSFPRLSEYGFTTGMEGLLRALRELGDKVKWPRLPTEGQAWGKITKRNVSSTVTLGLKQKTATPYKRRSNASGSDLSGLTYSTAKRHATKVKGNRTQASCLVTHSNLPTVTFDEVDIHDSDEHHDALIIMLFMANCTVKTVLVDTGSSANLAMLETIRNMGFSEKDLQKKIIPLVGFSGETTHSHEKIDACRFRSQN from the exons ATGCAATATCTGGATATCAAGGACATGCTAAGCAGGATCCCAGGGATGTCTGCTCCCCTGGAGAAGGCAACCTCTGACAG GTCCATAATAACCTTCGCTGACTTGGTAAACACGTCCACTCAACAGTTTGCCAGCAGTAGGAAACCTGAGAAGCATACAAACGACCTCTACAGGGTAGTTCAAGGGTTCGACGAAAAGATCAGAAATTTCATCACCAGATTCAATAAAGAAAAGGTGACAATACGGGGATGTGATGTGCCAACAACAGTAGAAGCATTCAGACAGGGACTCCATCAAGATTCAGACATGTACAAAGAATTGACCAGGCATCCATGCCGAACCTTTGAAGATGTTCAAGCCAAGGCAACAATAGTAATGAGGTTGGAAGAAGACGTATTAGCTAGAAGAAGCCTTCCAAGTATGGAAAGGACAAGCAAGAAATCTGCGCTAGAGAAGGAGGAAAGAACAAAACCTTATAGCAGGATAGTGAATAAAGTTAAAGACAGGGAAGATACTCAATCATTTCCTAGATTGAGTGAATACGGATTCACGACGGGGATGGAAGGACTTCTGCGAGCGTTAAGGGAGTTAGGAGACAAGGTGAAGTGGCCTAGGCTACCAACAGAAGGACAAGCATGGGGAAAGATAACAAAAAGAAATGTGAGTTCCACGGTGACATTGGGCTTAAAACAGAAGACTGCTACACCCTACAAAAGGAGATCAAACGCCA gtggcTCAGACCTGAGTGGTTTAACATATTCAACTGCAAAAAGGCACGCCACTAAAGTCAAGGGTAACAGGACACAAGCCTCTTGCTTGGTCACCCATAGCAACCTTCCAACTGTTACCTTCGACGAGGTGGACATCCATGATAGCGATGAACACCATGACGCGCTCATCATAATGCTTTTCATGGCAAACTGCACAGTGAAGACAGTTCTGGTGGATACTGGAAGTTCAGCCAACCTGGCCATGCTAGAAACCATAagaaacatgggattcagcgaaaAAGACCTACAGAAGAAGATTATTCCACTGGTGGGATTCAGTGGGGAGACAACTCATtcacatgaaaagattgatgcgtGTCGTTTTCGCAGTCAAAATTAa